AATCCTCGGCGCCGTCGGCGAGCGCCTCGGCCGGGTCGACCGCCTCGCCGGACAGCTCGTCGATCCCGACGCGATCGCACAGGTCGTACAGCGGGCACGCCTCCGGCCCCTGCAGACACGCCGGCTCGCGGGCGGTGCAGTACTCCCGCCCGAACTGGATCATCGCGGTGTGGCCGAAGCCACATTTCTCGGGCGGCACCGCCTCCTCGAGTGCGGTCCGCACGCCCTCGTGGTCCGCGTCCGCGGGCGCGAGCCCCATCCGGCGAGAGATCCGGTGAACGTGCGTGTCCACCGGAAAGACGCCGTCGCGGCCGCCGGCGAACAGCAGGACGCAGTCGGCGGTCTTCGGCCCCACGCCGTTCATTTCGAGCAGCGTCTCGCGGACCGTGGCCGGGTCTTCCTCGCGAACGAACGCGTCGAAGCCGTCGGCGTCGCCGTACTCCTCGACGACACGCTCGGCGAGCGCGACGATCCGCTCGGACTTCATGTTGTAGAGTCCGGCGCCCGAGATGGTCTCGGCCAACTCGTCCTGTGCCGCGTTCGCAAGCGACGCCGCTAGATCACCTATCCACTCGGACCCATCCGGCCCGTATCGGGCCATCAGCGCGTCGTGTGCCGGCTGGCTCGCCTTGTCGCTGGTGTTCTGCGAGAGGATCGTCCGGACGAGACACTCGAAGGCGTCCTGTCCGCCGTAGGCCTTCTGCCAGTACAGGTCGCCGAGGGCGCCGACGACGGCCTCGGGGTGCGTCGCCGGCTCGTCGGCCGAGTCGAACGCGGCCGGACGGCCGCCGCCCGCGTCGCCGCCGCTGATGTTCTCGGCCGGTTCGTCGTCGGGCATGGTCGGTGCTCGGGCGTCATCGTACAAGAACCGTCGCCCGCGCGGTCCCGAACCGTCGGGGCGATCGACGACGCTCCCGACCGCGGCGCTACGGCTCGACGCGTAGCGTCACTGTCAGCGGGGCGCCCCGCTCCAGCGCCGTCACGAGTCGTCGGCCGAAGTCCGCGGCGGCCTTGTCCGCCTCGATCATGACCGTCCGCTCGTCGACGTAGTCGCTCGTCCGGCCGACCATGCTCCGGTCGCCCTCGTAGGAGAGGTCGGGATGGCCGTGACCCGTCACGGTCTCGGTCGCGTCGGCTGCGCCGAACTCGGCAACGATCGTCGCCTCCCGGGAGCGACACGCCTCGACGAACGAACGCGGCACGTCCGCGGGGGTGGCGTCCGCCTCGACCGCGAGGATGCAGTCGCCCGCGGGCGTGAGCCAATCGTCGCTGGTCACCTCGAAGGTGCTCTCGTGCTCGGCGCTGACGTGCTCGTGGCCCGACGCGCGGACGGTCACCTCGCGAACGGGACCCGCGGTCGTCGTCGCGTCCGACCCGCTCGACGCCTCGTCGGTCATATCGGTGGTGGGTGACGGCGGGACAAAACGACCGCGGTCGAGTCGATCAGTCCAGGTCGACGCCGCCGGCGAGGCGGTCGAGCCCGACGACCAGCACCGCCCCGACCGCGGCCGCGACGACGAACTCGCCGCCGACCGCGGCGGTCCACGCGCCGACCTCCTCGCCGACGCGGACGACCGGCGCCCGGAGCGCCCCGACGATGAGGCCGATCAGGAACGCGAGCGTCGCCTCGCGCCGCGCCGCCAGCGCCGCTCGGACCGCGTGCGCGACGGTGAGCAGTCCGACGACGCCGCCCGCGAGGAACGCGACGACCGGGACGCCGGTCTCGACGACCGCTGCCGTCGGGCCGCCGGTCGCGAGCGCCAACAGCGAATCGACGAACACGGACAGCGCCTCGGTCATGCGGTCGTACTGCCCGAGGATGACGAGCAGGAGCGACCCCGAGATCCCGGGGAGGATCATCGCGCTGACCGCGACCGCCCCCGCGAAGAACGTCGCCAGGGCGGTCTCGCCGAGGGCCGCCGAGGCCTGCCCGGAGGCGACGAACGCCAGCGCCGCCCCCCCGATCGCAGCTGCGGCCCGACCGCCGGTGTCGACGCGGAACTCCCCGCGGAGGACGACAGCCGACGCCCCGATGAGGCCGAAGAAGAAGCCGTACGTGAGCACCGGAACGGTCTCCAGCGCGATGTGCAACGCCCGCGTCACGGTGAGGATCGCGGTGGCGATGCCGGCGCCGAGCGCGAGCAGGAACCAGCCGTCGACCGCCGTCCAGACCGCGCGCAGCTCGTCGCGGTCGCCGAGCAGGCCGTCGAGCGCGCGTCGCGCGAGCGACGGCGACGCGGCCGTCACCGCGGCGATGAGGCGATCGTAGATCCCGGTGATCAACGCGATCGTGCCGCCGGAGACCCCGGGAACGGCGTCGGCGGTCCCCATCGCGACCCCGCGGAGGTACGTGCCGAGCGGTCCCTCGTCGCGCTCGATCAACTGTACGTCGTCTGCAAACGACGGTGACGCGTCGGCGTTCGTCGAGCGACCGGCCTCGGACGGCTCGGCGGCGGTCGCCGATGCATCGGCCGCTGCCGTTCCCGTCACGTCAGCCGACTCGGCACCGTCACCGTCGCCGCCGGCGTCCGTCATCTACGGTGCGACCGTGCTCCGGGTAGGGGCGCGCACGGCCGGCGCGGCCTCACCCGCGGCCGAGCCAGCGAGCGATCCGTCCGTCGACGAGTCGCCGCCCGCCGTCAGCGAGTCCGCTGACGCCGAGTCAAGCCCCTCCAGCGAGTCGAACTCCGCGGGCAGGGAACTCGTGTTGTCGGAGCCGTCGGTCGAGTTGTTCGTCTCCGAGCCGTTCTGGGCGCCCTCGGGCGCGCGGAGGACTTCCTCCGAGAGCGTGACGGTCGCGGTGCCGTCCTCGTCGCCGTTGACCAGTCCCTCACTCACGTTGAACGTCCCCTCGTTGCGGACGATGTACGCAGACTCGTTGCTCTCGACCTCGCCGGTGACCGTGTACGCGCCCGTCGCGCGAACGCTCACGTTGGTGTAGCCGTTCTCCGGGCCGTACTCGTCGTAGCCGGTCGTCGAGTACGGGACCGTGAACTCGAACTCGCCGTCCTCGTTGGCGGTCGCCTGCTGCTCGTAGGTGAACGTCGAGGCGTTGCCGCCGGTGCCGGCGTCGGGGACGCGCATCTCGACGGTCGCGGTGACCGTCTCGTTGGGGTCGGCGCCGTCACCCTCGACGGTCGCGCCGGGCACCTTCTCGAACGTCTTCACCCACTGCGGCTGCGTCTGCTGCAGCAGCGACGGGCGCAGCCCGAGCGACTGGGACTCCTGCAGTACCGTCCGCTGGTACTGACTGGAGGAGTACGCCGAGGTTTCGGACGTACTCACCAGCCGGTAGTGTTCCATCGCCGGCACGGACTCGCGCGGGAACGCCCCGACGCCGCCGATCTGCGCGGTGCCGTCCTCCTCGACGAACTCCTGGGCCGCGCTCTCGTTGGCGAACGTCCGAATCGCGCTCGCGTTCTCGCCCTGCGGCAGCACCTTGTAGGTGGTGCCGTCCTGCGCGGAGACCGTGTCGTAGTCGAACACGATCACGCGGTCGCCGAACGGCGTCTGGACCGCTGGGTCGGCGCGACTCCCGTGGAACAGGTACAGCCGCACCATCTGGCTCTCGTAGTAGCGCTGCGTCTTGTCGCGGAACGCGACGCCGTACTGAGTCCCCCGTTGGGTTTCCTGTGCGCGCAGCGTCGGCGAGTAGTAATC
This genomic stretch from Halobaculum roseum harbors:
- a CDS encoding endonuclease III domain-containing protein, with translation MPDDEPAENISGGDAGGGRPAAFDSADEPATHPEAVVGALGDLYWQKAYGGQDAFECLVRTILSQNTSDKASQPAHDALMARYGPDGSEWIGDLAASLANAAQDELAETISGAGLYNMKSERIVALAERVVEEYGDADGFDAFVREEDPATVRETLLEMNGVGPKTADCVLLFAGGRDGVFPVDTHVHRISRRMGLAPADADHEGVRTALEEAVPPEKCGFGHTAMIQFGREYCTAREPACLQGPEACPLYDLCDRVGIDELSGEAVDPAEALADGAED
- a CDS encoding DUF371 domain-containing protein, which gives rise to MTDEASSGSDATTTAGPVREVTVRASGHEHVSAEHESTFEVTSDDWLTPAGDCILAVEADATPADVPRSFVEACRSREATIVAEFGAADATETVTGHGHPDLSYEGDRSMVGRTSDYVDERTVMIEADKAAADFGRRLVTALERGAPLTVTLRVEP
- a CDS encoding DUF368 domain-containing protein, yielding MGTADAVPGVSGGTIALITGIYDRLIAAVTAASPSLARRALDGLLGDRDELRAVWTAVDGWFLLALGAGIATAILTVTRALHIALETVPVLTYGFFFGLIGASAVVLRGEFRVDTGGRAAAAIGGAALAFVASGQASAALGETALATFFAGAVAVSAMILPGISGSLLLVILGQYDRMTEALSVFVDSLLALATGGPTAAVVETGVPVVAFLAGGVVGLLTVAHAVRAALAARREATLAFLIGLIVGALRAPVVRVGEEVGAWTAAVGGEFVVAAAVGAVLVVGLDRLAGGVDLD